One Nocardioides aromaticivorans genomic window carries:
- a CDS encoding SIS domain-containing protein: MVWFDESRLDDEGALASADLRLRTLAESGARVRREVGDSADAIAEAVARASEARPRAVIAAGPDSRLLRAVLEPFCPVPFVAWPSPALPGWAGSLDLVVVLAPEGGDAGTALAVAEAARRGCQLVVATPRDSVVAEHATGRWATLLPTSTGDQLATAVAMLSFLDQVHLGPTADPESVAEALDAVAIACSPHRDISINPAKMLAISLADASPLIWGGSVLAARAARRVAESTRRTSGRTALAGDAEHLLPVIEAARPRNVFADPFADDTGDRRPVLVILDDGVDDPVVRDQRIRLEEGATAHDVRIEHVSSEAVGEVARYASLLLHGTYAAEYLRLGLVAD, translated from the coding sequence ATGGTCTGGTTCGACGAGTCCCGGCTGGACGACGAGGGCGCGCTCGCGTCGGCGGACCTCCGCCTGCGCACGCTCGCCGAGTCCGGAGCCCGGGTACGACGTGAGGTCGGCGACTCCGCGGACGCGATCGCCGAGGCGGTGGCGCGGGCCAGCGAGGCCCGGCCGCGTGCGGTGATCGCCGCGGGCCCGGACTCCCGCCTGCTGCGGGCGGTGCTCGAGCCGTTCTGCCCGGTCCCGTTCGTGGCGTGGCCGTCGCCGGCGCTGCCCGGCTGGGCCGGGAGCCTCGACCTCGTGGTCGTGCTCGCCCCGGAGGGCGGTGACGCGGGGACGGCGCTGGCCGTGGCCGAGGCCGCCCGTCGCGGCTGCCAGCTGGTCGTCGCGACGCCCCGCGACTCGGTCGTCGCCGAGCACGCCACCGGCCGCTGGGCGACGCTGCTGCCGACCAGCACCGGCGACCAGCTCGCCACGGCGGTCGCGATGCTGTCCTTCCTCGACCAGGTCCACCTCGGCCCGACCGCCGACCCCGAGTCGGTCGCGGAGGCGCTGGACGCGGTCGCGATCGCCTGCTCGCCGCACCGCGACATCTCGATCAACCCGGCCAAGATGCTGGCGATCTCGCTGGCCGACGCCAGCCCGCTGATCTGGGGCGGGTCGGTGCTCGCCGCCCGGGCCGCCCGCCGGGTCGCGGAGTCGACCCGTCGTACCTCCGGGCGCACGGCCCTCGCCGGCGACGCCGAGCACCTGCTCCCCGTCATCGAGGCCGCGCGTCCGCGCAACGTCTTCGCCGACCCGTTCGCCGACGACACGGGCGACCGGCGCCCGGTGCTGGTGATCCTCGACGACGGCGTCGACGACCCGGTGGTCCGCGACCAGCGGATCCGCCTCGAGGAGGGCGCGACCGCTCACGACGTGCGCATCGAGCACGTCTCCTCGGAGGCCGTCGGCGAGGTCGCGCGCTACGCGTCGCTGCTGCTGCACGGCACCTACGCGGCCGAGTACCTCCGCCTCGGCCTCGTCGCCGACTGA
- a CDS encoding Trm112 family protein encodes MSAPEISPELLAIIVCPACRSDLALTAAGDATELVCSGCGLAYPVRDGIPVLLVDEARKPA; translated from the coding sequence GTGAGCGCCCCCGAGATCTCGCCGGAGCTGCTGGCGATCATCGTGTGCCCGGCCTGCCGGTCCGACCTGGCGCTCACCGCTGCCGGTGACGCGACCGAGCTGGTCTGCAGCGGCTGCGGCCTGGCCTACCCCGTGCGCGACGGCATCCCGGTGCTGCTCGTCGACGAGGCCCGCAAGCCCGCCTAG
- a CDS encoding phosphomannomutase/phosphoglucomutase: MASATTSPDNLSKVFKAYDVRGIVGEQLDEDLARATGAAYVEVLGVDAIVVGYDMRPSSPALAGAFADGATGAGADVTMIGLASTDQLYFASGHLGLPGAMFTASHNPAQYNGIKMCRAFAQPVGMESGLAEIRDRVATGTAVANGGGSGSIGSHDVLQAYAAHLLSLAPVTGRRIRVVVDAGNGMAGHTAPAVFDRLADQVEMVPMYFELDGTFPNHEANPIEPANLVDLQKRVLAEGADIGLAFDGDADRCFLVDERGELVSPSTLTALIAARELAKEPGATVIHNLITSRAVPEIVAELGGTPVRTRVGHSYIKATMAETDAIFGGEHSGHFYFRDFWRADSGMLAALHAMAALAEADVPLSTLLASYERYPLSGEINSTVADQAAVLAELEQTWSSKDGVSVDKLDGLTVSHADWAFNVRASNTEPLLRLNAEGKDESTMARVRDEVLTTIRGEQ; encoded by the coding sequence ATGGCCAGTGCCACGACCTCACCGGACAACCTGAGCAAGGTCTTCAAGGCCTACGACGTTCGCGGCATCGTCGGCGAGCAGCTCGACGAGGACCTGGCGCGCGCGACCGGAGCGGCGTACGTCGAGGTGCTCGGTGTCGACGCGATCGTGGTCGGCTACGACATGCGGCCCAGCTCGCCCGCCCTCGCGGGTGCGTTCGCCGACGGCGCGACCGGAGCCGGCGCCGACGTCACCATGATCGGCCTCGCGTCGACCGACCAGCTCTACTTCGCCTCGGGCCACCTCGGCCTGCCGGGGGCGATGTTCACGGCCAGCCACAACCCCGCGCAGTACAACGGCATCAAGATGTGCCGCGCGTTCGCGCAGCCGGTCGGCATGGAGAGCGGCCTGGCCGAGATCCGCGACCGCGTGGCGACCGGCACGGCCGTCGCGAACGGTGGCGGGTCGGGCTCCATCGGCTCGCACGACGTACTCCAGGCCTACGCCGCGCACCTGCTGTCGCTCGCGCCGGTCACGGGTCGCCGCATCCGGGTCGTCGTCGACGCCGGCAACGGCATGGCCGGGCACACCGCGCCCGCGGTCTTCGACCGGCTCGCCGACCAGGTCGAGATGGTGCCGATGTACTTCGAGCTCGACGGCACGTTCCCCAACCACGAGGCCAACCCGATCGAGCCGGCCAACCTGGTCGACCTGCAGAAGCGGGTGCTCGCGGAGGGTGCCGACATCGGCCTGGCCTTCGACGGCGACGCCGACCGCTGCTTCCTCGTCGACGAGCGCGGCGAGCTGGTCTCGCCCTCGACGCTGACCGCCCTCATCGCCGCCCGCGAGCTCGCCAAGGAGCCCGGCGCGACGGTGATCCACAACCTGATCACCTCCCGCGCCGTGCCGGAGATCGTCGCCGAGCTCGGCGGCACGCCCGTCCGGACCCGGGTCGGCCACTCCTACATCAAGGCCACCATGGCCGAGACCGACGCGATCTTCGGCGGCGAGCACAGCGGCCACTTCTACTTCCGCGACTTCTGGCGCGCCGACTCCGGGATGCTGGCCGCGCTGCACGCGATGGCCGCCCTCGCCGAGGCCGACGTGCCGCTGTCGACCCTGCTGGCGTCGTACGAGCGCTATCCGCTGAGCGGCGAGATCAACAGCACGGTGGCCGACCAGGCGGCCGTGCTGGCCGAGCTCGAGCAGACCTGGAGCTCGAAGGACGGCGTGAGCGTCGACAAGCTCGACGGCCTCACCGTCAGCCACGCGGACTGGGCGTTCAACGTCCGCGCCTCCAACACCGAGCCGCTGCTGCGGCTCAACGCCGAAGGGAAGGACGAGTCCACCATGGCCCGAGTCCGCGACGAGGTCCTCACCACCATCAGGGGCGAGCAGTGA
- a CDS encoding DUF3499 domain-containing protein, producing MRTCSRTACARRAVATLTYVYADSTAVLGPLATFAEPHAYDLCDQHSERLSAPRGWEVVRLSLGTQQQGPSGDDLLALADAVREAARPVPQPVVEQPRESGREVARKGHLRMLTTE from the coding sequence ATGCGCACCTGCTCGCGCACCGCGTGCGCCCGGCGTGCGGTGGCGACCCTGACCTATGTGTACGCCGACTCCACCGCCGTCCTCGGACCGCTCGCCACCTTCGCGGAGCCCCACGCCTACGACCTGTGCGACCAGCACAGCGAGCGGCTCTCCGCACCGCGCGGCTGGGAGGTCGTCCGGCTCTCCCTCGGCACCCAGCAGCAGGGACCGAGCGGCGACGACCTGCTCGCGCTCGCCGACGCCGTCCGGGAGGCGGCTCGTCCGGTCCCGCAGCCGGTGGTCGAGCAGCCGCGCGAGAGCGGCCGTGAGGTCGCCCGCAAGGGCCACCTGCGCATGCTCACCACCGAGTAG
- a CDS encoding metallopeptidase family protein has translation MSEDEETRVARPRRDRRGRGMRGPAVLPLTWPDTSHRPPRPLRRRELFDRIMLDVVTEIDARWSQHLGLLEYAVEDTPQLPDDWDSGHVPLSSLVRGSGTKPTRLVVFRRPLEHRAGDRADLEAIILTVVVEQVAELLGIEPAEVDPRYPGDDD, from the coding sequence ATGAGTGAGGACGAGGAGACCCGGGTCGCCCGCCCGCGGCGCGACCGTCGCGGACGCGGCATGCGCGGCCCCGCGGTCCTGCCGCTGACCTGGCCGGACACCAGCCACCGCCCGCCGCGGCCGTTGCGCCGCCGCGAGCTGTTCGACCGGATCATGCTCGACGTCGTCACCGAGATCGACGCGCGCTGGTCGCAGCACCTCGGCCTGCTGGAGTACGCCGTCGAGGACACCCCGCAGCTGCCGGACGACTGGGACTCCGGCCACGTGCCGCTGTCGTCGCTCGTGCGCGGGAGCGGTACGAAACCCACCCGCCTCGTCGTGTTCCGCCGGCCCCTGGAGCACCGCGCGGGCGACCGGGCCGACCTCGAGGCGATCATCCTCACCGTCGTGGTGGAGCAGGTCGCCGAGCTGCTCGGGATCGAGCCGGCCGAGGTGGACCCGCGCTACCCCGGCGACGACGACTGA
- a CDS encoding DUF5719 family protein yields the protein MTEPGSTEKAGAGRRASVSRGRRIDLLVALAIAAPAVVALSVGVIGGEDNPLSGPQPPTTSALTSATMVCPGGLTGDDGAVRVTRTPDVPGGELAVATAPAARGASGSSATKAGKPVTVEQGSTVEVPSSTGPTVLDGRGAAAPGIAAGRDGELAVPECRGPSYDEWLVGVGASARYATTIELVNPDDGDAVVDLALHDATGPVEEPALRGIEVPPHGVKRIDLATAAPRAEATAAHLTVVRGRVTATARNTWDPLGRGVVSTDFLPADTSPSSSSLILGVPKKPAQPTLQLANPGDDEVRVAVRFVTEQAAFTPTGAPEISVPPQAMETVDLTKLFKGATADGVVGIELEASGPVASSFMALSGDDLVLLAPTPSLDEPAAAVVPSGRKSVVLGGAERTAVVDVVSYDAAGKEIRADKVEIGTDRGATLSLPDDAASISVVSRNTRIQAVVLAATGGRRPGLATLRVRPAELRAEIPVVEPD from the coding sequence ATGACTGAGCCCGGATCCACCGAGAAGGCCGGCGCCGGCCGCCGCGCGTCGGTCTCCCGCGGCCGCCGCATCGACCTCCTGGTCGCCCTCGCGATCGCCGCCCCCGCCGTCGTCGCGCTGAGCGTCGGCGTCATCGGCGGCGAGGACAACCCGCTGTCCGGCCCACAGCCGCCCACGACCTCCGCCCTGACGTCCGCCACGATGGTCTGCCCGGGCGGACTGACCGGCGACGACGGTGCCGTCCGCGTGACCCGGACCCCCGACGTGCCGGGTGGTGAACTCGCGGTCGCCACGGCGCCCGCCGCGCGCGGCGCCTCCGGCAGCAGCGCCACCAAGGCCGGCAAGCCGGTCACGGTCGAGCAGGGCAGCACCGTCGAGGTGCCGTCGAGCACCGGTCCCACCGTCCTCGACGGCCGTGGCGCCGCGGCCCCGGGCATCGCGGCCGGACGGGACGGCGAGCTCGCGGTGCCCGAGTGCCGCGGACCGTCGTACGACGAGTGGCTGGTGGGCGTCGGGGCGTCGGCCCGCTACGCCACCACGATCGAGCTGGTGAACCCCGACGACGGCGACGCGGTCGTCGACCTCGCCCTCCACGACGCCACGGGTCCCGTCGAGGAGCCCGCGCTGCGCGGCATCGAGGTGCCGCCGCACGGCGTGAAGCGCATCGACCTCGCCACGGCCGCCCCGCGCGCCGAGGCGACCGCCGCCCACCTGACCGTCGTCCGGGGCCGGGTCACCGCGACCGCGCGCAACACCTGGGACCCGCTCGGCCGTGGCGTGGTGAGCACCGACTTCCTCCCCGCGGACACGAGCCCCTCCAGCAGCAGCCTGATCCTCGGCGTCCCGAAGAAGCCCGCGCAGCCGACCCTCCAGCTCGCCAACCCGGGGGACGACGAGGTGCGCGTCGCCGTCCGGTTCGTGACCGAGCAGGCCGCCTTCACGCCCACCGGCGCCCCGGAGATCTCGGTCCCGCCCCAGGCGATGGAGACGGTCGACCTCACCAAGCTGTTCAAGGGCGCGACCGCGGACGGCGTCGTCGGCATCGAGCTCGAGGCGTCCGGGCCGGTGGCGTCGTCCTTCATGGCGCTGTCCGGTGACGACCTCGTGCTGCTGGCGCCGACGCCCTCGCTCGACGAGCCGGCCGCGGCCGTCGTCCCCTCGGGCCGGAAGAGCGTCGTGCTCGGCGGCGCCGAGCGCACGGCAGTGGTCGACGTCGTGTCCTACGACGCCGCCGGCAAGGAGATCCGCGCGGACAAGGTGGAGATCGGCACCGACCGCGGCGCCACGCTCAGCCTGCCGGACGACGCCGCGTCGATCTCGGTCGTCTCCCGCAACACCCGGATCCAGGCGGTCGTCCTGGCGGCCACCGGCGGCAGGCGGCCGGGACTGGCGACCCTGCGGGTGCGGCCGGCGGAGCTGCGGGCCGAGATCCCGGTCGTCGAGCCCGACTGA
- a CDS encoding glycosyltransferase family 2 protein: protein MSQQVRVAVLLVSHDGASWLPAVLDGLRAQTAPLDSVVAIDTGSKDDSPEIVRQALEDHVPLAVRRMPASAGFPDAVADGLQALAAAGRDPEWVWILHDDAKPAPTALQELLAVAAQRPEADILGPKLREWPSLRRLLELGVTISGTGRRETGLERGEYDQGQHDEVREVFAVNTAGMLVRRTVLEELGGFDAALPIFGNDLDLGWRAAAAGRTTVIVPKAVVFHAEAAHRGVRRTPLTGRHTHFQERRAALFTLLVNARGATLPFQVVRLALGTLLRMVGLLCVRAVGEALDELAALFSVLRHPGRVLAARRTRREAVAALRGDAGPDRERVRRLLAPWWLPYRHGLDFLGDLVAAATNQAADVAERRRAAAAERDAAVAPPPARHRDEEDDYADTGWVVRFFTSPTAMATALVVLALLIGVRDIVGGFSGGALSPTPGSAGDWWRLHVEGWHPIGFGSDVPAPAYVLPLALLAWPVGPSTLISLVMALAAPVALWGAWRFLRVVGRFVTPYGAPRWLLLWGSVMWALVPLASGAWGGGRWGVVVASAILPWLAHAALGFADPDAAHRWRAGWRTGLALALLTAVAPSSWLVLAVLIGVLVGFAFRLAPGEVRERSVWGPPVAALAVPLLVLVPWWLPAVLEGAAGTLVLDIGRWPSAATSGWDLLAGRVGDLGAPAAVGLVLPVLALLSLIPAATRIPVVACWVVAAVTAAVGVPLAVTSVGLAGGDGQQPGLGIVLLVLQGAWLTAALLGGLSLHHLGDQRRPVQAGLALAGLAGLVAPLVGLVWFAVWGGEDLTDDPPSDVPVYMAQRAEQADQDGILVLRGSIADGLSYEVHRGDGMTLGEDEIAALTPEDAEVTAVIRSLVTAPDPDAVQELSRRGILYVVQAAPADGSVASSLDATSGLVQASSSRGTRAWQVDPAPGPLPEHHDWVRALLLLVQGIAIPVLVVLALPPLRRSRDD, encoded by the coding sequence GTGTCGCAACAAGTCCGGGTCGCCGTCCTCCTGGTGAGCCACGACGGTGCCTCGTGGCTCCCGGCCGTCCTCGACGGCCTCCGCGCGCAGACCGCCCCCCTCGACTCGGTCGTCGCGATCGACACCGGCAGCAAGGACGACAGCCCCGAGATCGTCCGCCAGGCACTGGAGGACCACGTCCCGCTGGCGGTGCGCCGGATGCCGGCCAGCGCCGGGTTCCCGGACGCGGTCGCCGACGGCCTGCAGGCACTCGCCGCGGCCGGCCGGGACCCCGAGTGGGTCTGGATCCTCCACGACGACGCGAAGCCGGCGCCGACGGCGCTGCAGGAGCTGCTCGCGGTCGCCGCGCAGCGCCCGGAGGCCGACATCCTCGGGCCCAAGCTGCGCGAGTGGCCCTCGCTGCGGCGCCTGCTCGAGCTCGGCGTGACCATCAGCGGCACCGGCCGGCGCGAGACCGGGCTGGAGCGCGGCGAGTACGACCAGGGCCAGCACGACGAGGTCCGCGAGGTGTTCGCGGTCAACACCGCCGGCATGCTGGTCCGTCGTACGGTCCTCGAGGAGCTCGGCGGCTTCGACGCCGCGCTGCCGATCTTCGGCAACGACCTGGACCTCGGCTGGCGCGCCGCGGCCGCGGGTCGGACCACGGTGATCGTGCCGAAGGCCGTGGTCTTCCACGCGGAGGCCGCCCACCGGGGCGTACGACGCACGCCGCTGACCGGCCGCCACACCCACTTCCAGGAGCGCCGGGCCGCCCTGTTCACGCTGTTGGTCAACGCCCGCGGCGCGACGCTGCCCTTCCAGGTGGTCCGGCTGGCGCTGGGCACCCTGCTGCGGATGGTCGGGCTGCTGTGCGTGCGCGCGGTCGGTGAGGCGCTCGACGAGCTCGCCGCCCTGTTCTCCGTGCTGCGCCACCCGGGCCGGGTCCTGGCCGCGCGCCGGACCCGCAGGGAGGCGGTCGCCGCCCTGCGCGGCGACGCCGGACCCGACCGGGAGCGGGTCCGCCGGCTCCTGGCGCCCTGGTGGCTGCCCTACCGCCACGGGCTCGACTTCCTCGGCGACCTCGTTGCCGCCGCCACCAACCAGGCCGCGGACGTCGCCGAGCGGCGTCGCGCCGCGGCCGCCGAGCGCGATGCCGCCGTCGCGCCGCCGCCGGCGCGCCACCGCGACGAGGAGGACGACTACGCCGACACCGGCTGGGTCGTCCGGTTCTTCACCAGCCCCACCGCGATGGCCACGGCCCTCGTCGTCCTGGCGCTGCTCATCGGCGTTCGCGACATCGTCGGTGGCTTCAGCGGGGGTGCGCTGTCGCCCACCCCGGGCAGTGCCGGCGACTGGTGGCGGCTGCACGTCGAGGGGTGGCACCCGATCGGCTTCGGCTCCGACGTGCCCGCGCCGGCGTACGTGCTCCCGCTCGCCCTCCTCGCCTGGCCGGTCGGCCCCTCCACGCTGATCAGCCTGGTGATGGCCCTCGCGGCGCCGGTCGCGCTGTGGGGTGCCTGGCGCTTCCTGCGGGTGGTGGGCCGCTTCGTGACGCCGTACGGCGCGCCGCGCTGGCTGCTCCTGTGGGGGTCGGTCATGTGGGCGCTCGTGCCGCTCGCGTCCGGTGCCTGGGGTGGCGGGCGCTGGGGCGTGGTCGTCGCGTCCGCGATCCTGCCGTGGCTCGCGCACGCCGCCCTCGGCTTCGCCGACCCCGATGCCGCGCACCGCTGGCGGGCCGGCTGGCGCACCGGCCTCGCGCTCGCCCTGCTGACCGCGGTCGCGCCGTCGTCCTGGCTGGTCCTCGCGGTGCTGATCGGCGTGCTGGTCGGCTTCGCGTTCCGGCTCGCGCCGGGGGAGGTCCGGGAGCGGTCCGTGTGGGGGCCGCCGGTGGCCGCGCTCGCCGTCCCGCTCCTCGTGCTGGTGCCGTGGTGGCTGCCGGCCGTCCTCGAGGGCGCCGCCGGCACGCTCGTGCTCGACATCGGCCGCTGGCCGAGCGCCGCGACGTCCGGCTGGGACCTGCTGGCGGGCCGGGTCGGCGACCTCGGCGCCCCCGCGGCCGTCGGACTCGTCCTCCCCGTCCTCGCCCTGCTGTCGCTCATCCCAGCGGCCACCCGGATCCCGGTCGTGGCCTGCTGGGTGGTCGCCGCCGTGACCGCCGCCGTCGGGGTCCCGCTCGCGGTGACCTCGGTCGGCCTCGCCGGGGGAGACGGCCAGCAGCCGGGCCTCGGCATCGTGCTGCTCGTCCTGCAGGGCGCGTGGCTCACCGCCGCCCTGCTCGGTGGCCTCTCGCTGCACCACCTCGGCGACCAGAGGAGGCCGGTCCAGGCCGGCCTCGCGCTCGCCGGCCTCGCCGGGCTGGTGGCCCCGCTGGTCGGGCTGGTCTGGTTCGCGGTGTGGGGCGGCGAGGACCTGACCGACGACCCGCCGTCCGACGTGCCCGTCTACATGGCACAGCGCGCCGAGCAGGCCGACCAGGACGGCATCCTCGTGCTGCGCGGCAGCATCGCTGACGGGCTCTCCTACGAGGTCCACCGCGGCGACGGCATGACCCTCGGCGAGGACGAGATCGCCGCGCTGACCCCCGAGGACGCCGAGGTCACCGCGGTCATCCGGAGCCTGGTCACCGCGCCCGATCCCGACGCGGTGCAGGAGCTGTCGCGTCGCGGGATCCTGTACGTCGTCCAGGCGGCCCCGGCCGACGGATCCGTGGCCTCCAGCCTCGACGCCACCTCCGGTCTGGTCCAGGCCAGCTCGAGCCGCGGCACCCGCGCCTGGCAGGTCGACCCCGCACCCGGACCGCTGCCCGAGCACCACGACTGGGTCCGCGCGCTGCTCCTGCTCGTGCAGGGGATCGCGATCCCGGTCCTCGTCGTGCTGGCCCTCCCGCCCCTGCGAAGGAGCCGTGATGACTGA
- a CDS encoding WhiB family transcriptional regulator, whose translation MRELFLVEAETEELGWQERALCAQTDPEAFFPEKGGSTREAKKVCQTCEVRLECLEAALGNDERFGIWGGLSERERRKLKKRAV comes from the coding sequence GTGAGAGAACTCTTCCTGGTCGAGGCAGAGACAGAAGAGCTGGGGTGGCAGGAGCGCGCGCTGTGCGCTCAGACCGACCCCGAGGCGTTCTTCCCCGAGAAGGGGGGATCGACGCGTGAGGCGAAGAAGGTGTGCCAGACCTGCGAGGTGCGCCTGGAGTGCCTCGAGGCGGCGCTGGGCAACGACGAGCGCTTCGGCATCTGGGGCGGCCTCTCGGAGCGGGAGCGTCGCAAGCTGAAGAAGAGGGCCGTCTGA
- the cofD gene encoding 2-phospho-L-lactate transferase, giving the protein MDSSNATPDLTTTDVIRNITVLSGGMGGARFLQGLLHGIEGDLLPGVSPDARVTVIANTCDDWWVHGLKVCPDLDTVMYTLGDGIDLERGWGRRAETWSAKEELAAYGVEPTWFGLGDRDIATHLVRTQMLDAGYPLSQVTEALCRRWLTPRYGDRLTLLPMTDDRAETHVAVADPESPSGTRVVHFQEYWVRLRAAVPAETLVFVGLDQATPAPGVLDAITGADLVVLPPSNPVVSVGTILGVPGLREAIRGTTARVVGLSPIVGSSHVRGMAEQMLTSIGVEVSAAGVGLNYGARTGGGVLDGWLIDERDADQVARLEAAGIATAAVPLMMTDHDATAAMAAAAVALVR; this is encoded by the coding sequence GTGGACTCGAGCAACGCGACACCGGATCTGACGACGACCGATGTGATCAGGAACATCACCGTGCTGTCGGGCGGCATGGGCGGGGCGAGGTTCCTGCAGGGCCTGCTGCACGGCATCGAGGGCGACCTGCTGCCCGGGGTCTCCCCCGACGCGCGGGTCACCGTCATCGCCAACACCTGCGACGACTGGTGGGTCCACGGACTCAAGGTCTGCCCCGACCTCGACACCGTGATGTACACCCTCGGTGACGGCATCGACCTCGAGCGGGGCTGGGGACGCCGGGCCGAGACGTGGAGCGCCAAGGAGGAGCTGGCGGCGTACGGCGTCGAGCCGACGTGGTTCGGACTGGGCGACCGCGACATCGCCACCCACCTGGTCCGCACGCAGATGCTGGACGCGGGCTACCCGCTCTCCCAGGTGACCGAGGCGCTGTGCCGCCGCTGGCTCACCCCCCGGTACGGCGACCGGCTGACCCTGCTCCCGATGACCGACGACCGCGCGGAGACCCACGTCGCCGTCGCCGACCCGGAGTCGCCGAGCGGCACCCGCGTGGTGCACTTCCAGGAGTACTGGGTCCGGCTGCGCGCCGCGGTGCCCGCCGAGACGCTGGTGTTCGTCGGCCTCGACCAGGCGACCCCCGCCCCCGGCGTGCTCGACGCGATCACCGGCGCCGACCTCGTCGTGCTGCCGCCGTCGAACCCGGTGGTGTCCGTCGGCACGATCCTCGGCGTGCCCGGCCTCCGCGAGGCGATCCGCGGCACGACCGCGCGCGTGGTCGGCCTCTCCCCCATCGTCGGCTCCTCGCACGTGCGCGGGATGGCCGAGCAGATGCTGACCTCGATCGGCGTCGAGGTGAGCGCCGCCGGCGTCGGCCTCAACTACGGTGCCCGCACAGGTGGCGGAGTCCTGGACGGCTGGCTCATCGACGAGCGCGACGCCGACCAGGTCGCCCGGCTCGAGGCGGCCGGCATCGCCACGGCCGCCGTGCCGCTGATGATGACCGACCACGACGCGACCGCCGCGATGGCGGCGGCCGCCGTGGCACTGGTGCGCTGA
- a CDS encoding coenzyme F420-0:L-glutamate ligase: MAGSLSVLAPDGVPEITAGDDLAAVLLDALAPEQVADGDVLVVTSKVVSKAEGRVVTGEREEWLERETVRLVAVRGATRIVRNRLGLTMAAAGIDASNVASGSVVLLPEDPDASARALRRAVAQRSGANVGVVVTDTAGRAWREGQTDIAIGAAGLTVLESFAGRVDAHGNELAVTAPAVADEIAAAVELAQGKLGSRPFAVVRGRADLVLPAGDDGPGAATLIRPEGADLFGYGAREAVLRAVGGQPGDRAPFGAPVGAEELVAALSRAGIAARPGPAGDVICAAERRAAVDIVAFAHGWAATESGTDLRLQPVSP, encoded by the coding sequence ATGGCCGGCTCGCTCTCCGTCCTGGCGCCCGACGGCGTCCCGGAGATCACGGCGGGCGACGACCTCGCCGCCGTCCTCCTCGACGCCCTCGCGCCCGAGCAGGTCGCCGACGGCGACGTCCTCGTCGTGACCAGCAAGGTCGTGAGCAAGGCCGAGGGCCGGGTCGTCACCGGCGAGCGCGAGGAGTGGCTCGAGCGCGAGACCGTGCGGCTGGTCGCCGTACGGGGCGCCACCCGCATCGTGCGCAACCGGCTCGGGCTGACGATGGCCGCGGCCGGGATCGACGCGTCCAACGTGGCGAGCGGGTCCGTCGTACTCCTGCCGGAGGACCCGGACGCCTCGGCACGCGCCCTGCGCCGCGCCGTCGCCCAGCGCAGCGGCGCCAACGTGGGCGTGGTCGTCACCGACACCGCCGGACGGGCGTGGCGCGAGGGCCAGACCGACATCGCCATCGGCGCGGCCGGGCTGACCGTCCTCGAGTCCTTCGCCGGCCGGGTCGACGCCCACGGCAACGAGCTGGCCGTGACCGCGCCCGCCGTCGCCGACGAGATCGCCGCGGCCGTCGAGCTGGCGCAGGGCAAGCTCGGCTCCCGTCCCTTCGCCGTCGTCCGCGGCCGGGCCGACCTGGTCCTGCCGGCCGGCGACGACGGCCCGGGCGCCGCGACGCTGATCCGCCCGGAGGGCGCCGACCTGTTCGGGTACGGCGCCCGCGAGGCCGTGCTGCGCGCCGTCGGCGGGCAGCCGGGCGACCGGGCACCCTTCGGCGCCCCGGTCGGCGCCGAGGAGCTCGTGGCGGCCCTGTCGCGCGCCGGGATCGCCGCCCGGCCGGGCCCCGCGGGCGACGTCATCTGTGCCGCCGAGCGCCGTGCCGCGGTCGACATCGTGGCCTTCGCCCACGGCTGGGCGGCCACGGAGTCGGGCACCGACCTGCGGTTGCAGCCAGTCAGTCCGTAG